From Pseudomonas arsenicoxydans:
CTTCCATCAGGTCGCTGGACACCACGATCACCGCGATGCCGCTGGCGGCCAGGTTATGGATGATCTGGTAAATCTCGGCCTTGGCACCGATGTCGATGCCGCGAGTGGGCTCGTCCAGCAGCAGGACTTTCATCGGCATCGACAGCCAGCGACCGAGAATGGCTTTCTGCTGATTGCCGCCGGACAGGTACATGATTTTCTGCGCCGCGTTCGGCGTCTTTACTTTCAGTGCAGTGATCTGCTTGTCGGCGTTGCCCTTTTCCCACAGGCCGCGCAACAGGCAGCCGAAGGTGGAATGCGCACCGCGAGCACTGATGTTGATGTTCTCGGCGACGCTGGCAAGCGGCAGGATGCCCTCCTTCTTGCGGTCCTCGGGGCACAGCAGAATGCCGGCCGCGATAGCATCGCGGGGTGAACGCAGTTTCACTTCATGACCGCGAAGCTCCAGGCGTCCAGCGGTATTGCGCGTCAGCCCGCTGAGCATCCGGAACAACTCGGTGCGCCCCGCGCCGACCAGGCCGAACAGCCCGAGAATCTCGCCCTTGTGTACCTCGAAACTCACCGGTTCGCGCAACCCCGGCCCGAGCAAACCGTCAACCTTGAGCGCCACCGCGCCGCGCTGGCGGCTGCGGTAATCGTAGATGTCCTGGATGTCGCGACCGACCATGCACGTCACCAGCTGATCGTGGGTCAGTTCGCTCATGTTCTCGAACGTGCGCACGTAGCGACCGTCCTTGAACACCGTCACCGCGTTGCAGATGCGGAACACTTCTTCCATGCGATGGGAAACGTAGAGCACCACTTTGCCTTCGTCGCGCAGGCGTCCGATGATCGCCATCAAGCGATCGATCTCGCGCGCCGACAGGCTGCTGGTGGGTTCGTCGAATGCAATGACATGCGCACCGCGGGACAACGCCTTGGCGATTTCCACCAACTGCCGCTGGCCCAGGGACAGGCGCCCGACTTTCTCTTGCGGATCGATTTCATCGGCCAGGCCCTTGAGGCAGGCCAGTGCTTGCTGGCGCAGGGCGCCGCGATTGATCAGGCCGAAACTGGCCGGCAAGTGCCCCAGGAAAAGGTTCTCCGCCACGCTCATTTCCGGGACCAGGTGCAGCTCCTGATGGATTACCGCGACGCCGCTGCCAATGCTGTCGGCAGTGGACTTGAAGGCCATCGTCTGTTCGCCGATCTGCAGGTCGCCGCTGCTTGGCGTGTAGGCACCGCCGAGGATTTTCAACAGCGTGGATTTACCGGCGCCGTTCTCGCCCATCAGGGCGTGAACCTGGCCCGGATGGGCAACGAAGCTGATGCCGTCCAGCGCCTTCACTCCGGGAAAGGTCTTGCCGATTCCGTTGAAACGCAGGCTGCCGCCGACGCTATGCTCGTGTGTCTGTACTTGCGCGTGCATAAAACCACCTCATCACACAGATCAGGCAGCCCTGTGACCAAGGCCGCCGATGAAATCAACCGAGCCTCAGTTCCACAGGCCGATCTTTTCCAGTTCCTGCTTGAAGTTTTCGCGAGTGATCAGTGTCACGTCGTCCATCGCGGTGTATTTCGGCGGCTCTTTGCCGGTGGTGACCCACTCGAACATCATGTTGGCCGTGTTGTAGCCTTCGATATGCGGGCTTGGCAGCATCGAACCGAAAAAGCCGCTGTTGGCTTTCTTCAATTCGCCGATGGCGTCGGTGCCGTTGATGCCGATGCCGATCACGTTGGCAGCTGTAAAGCCGGCGCTTTCGGTGGCGCGCACGCCGCCCAGCACGGTGTTGTCGTTCATACCGCCGATGATCAGGTTTTTCGCCCCGCTCGGCAGTTTCACCAGCGCCGAGTTGGTGGCGTCCATGCTGCCCGGCACGTCGAGGGTTTTCTGTGCGGTGAAGAGGATGTGGTCTTTTGGAAAACCGGCGTCTTGCAGTGCCTTGGCGGAACCGTCGGTGCGTTTCTTGCCAGTGTCGAGTTCGTTGAAGGTGTTAATGACTGCGTAGGTTTCTTTCCAGTCCCAGCCGCGTTTTTTCGCTTCAGTGGCCATGGCGCTGCCTTGTTTCTCGCCGACCTCAAACGCGGCCATGCCGAGATAAGGCACGTCTTCCATGAACTTGCCGCTGGCATCGACAAAACGGTCATCGACCGCGATCACCTTCAAACCATTGGCCTTGGCCTTGGCCACGATAGCCGGGCCGAGGCCGACGTCTGGCGGGCAAATCACAAAACCTTTCGCGCCGTTGGCGGCCAGGCTGTCGATGGCCGAGAGGGTTTTCTCGCCGTCAGGCACGGCGATCTTGATGACGGTGAAACCTTTGTCTTTCCCGGCCTTTTCGGCGAACGCCCATTCGGTCTGAAACCAGGGCTCCTCCGCTTGCTTGACCAGGAAACCGATTTTCACTTCTTCTGCCGCCAGCAACGTACTGCTCAAGCTGACCGCAGTGACCGCCAAAGCGGCACAGCACAGGGAACGGATCCCACGACGACGATTCATAAGCTGACTCCTTGTTATTTTTTTTGAGGCGTTATTTGAAAGCCGGTACAGCAAATAGTCATATCGTATGATGATTGGATTTCAGACGGAGTTCCGCGCCTGAAACCTGTTGTATTCAGTCGTGGTACATCACCGAACGCCCACCATCGATGGTGATGCACGAGGCGTTGATGAACGGCGCTTCATCGCTGGCCAGGAACACGGCGGTCATCGCCACTTCCATCGGCTGCCCGATGCGGCGCGGCGGATGCAGGTCGAAGGCCCGTTGACGTTCGGCGTGAGGGTCGGCAAAGCCGTTCCAGTAATCGACGTTCAACTGGGTTTCGATGTAGCCCGGCGCAATCGCGTTGACGCGAATGCCCTTGGGCGCATATTCGATGCCCAGGGCGCGGGTCAGGCCGAGCAAACCGTGCTTGGCGACCGGGTAGGGAAAGCAGCCCGGAATGATGTGACTGGAGTGCGTCGAGGCAATGTTGATGATGCTGCCGATACCCTGCTCGATCATTTGCGGCAGCACCGCTTTGCAGCCGTACCAGGCGCCGTCGAGGTCGATGGCGAAGCAGCGATGCCAGTCCTCTTCGGTCATTTCCAGTGGATCGCGGAACACGTTGACCCCAGCGCAATTGACCAGCACATCGATCCGGCCATGAAGTGCGATCGCCAGCCGGGCCATGGCATGCAGGTCTTGCTGGCGTGCGACGTCGGTTTTGAGGGCGACCACATCCGCGCCTTGCTCACGCCAATGCGCTGCGACTTTCTCGACTTTTTCAGCCTGAATATCGCTGATCACCAGCTTGGCCTGTTGCGACGCGAAAGTGGCAACGATGGCCTCGCCAATGCCTTGCGCCGCGCCTGTCAGCAACACGACCTTGTTTTTCAGGCGCTCGCCCTTGGGCGGCTCTGGCGCCGGCGGCAAGGAGAGAGGTTCAGCCATGGCTCACCGCCCCTTTTTGCAGACACGACAAAAACCGGGCATCTGTCGATGACCGGCCATAAGGCTGTTTGGAAAATCGCTGCATCACTTCACCTGTTTTGTTTTTTTAAGTGTGAGTGCGTGTAACTGATGGCCGACTATAAACCCGACCGCCAAATAATCTCAATATATAATTTTACATCCCATATTCTGGGATCTATCCAGCAAATCGGGTACAGGGTTTCCCGGCCACATCGACGCGGATCGACAGCAACGCGCCATCCAGCGGATGGTTCAACGGGCTGGCGGCGCTGGTGATGTACAGGGTTTTCAGGTCGTCGCCGCCGAACACGCAACTGGTCGGGCGGCTGACCGGCAGCTCGATCACACGGTCGACATGCCCGCTCGGGGTCAGCCTGAGCAGGCAACTACCGTCCCAGCGGGCATTCCAGATGAAACCCTCGGCATCCATCGCCGAACCATCCGGGCCGCCACGCGCATGGGGGCCAAACCAGACGTACGCGGTGTCCAGGTTGCCGTCGGTATGAATGAAATGCTGGTACAACGTGCCGTCGAGGCTGTCGCCGAAATACAGCGTCGTTGCGTCATCGCTCCACAGCAACGTGTTGGGAATGCCCAACCCTCGCAGCAGCGGCGTGACCCGGGCATCGCGGTCAATGCGAAACAGGCCACCGCTGCGCCGCTCGATCGGCAGGTCTTCGCCCTGCTCGCCTATATTGTTTTGCATGGTGCCGAGCCAGAGCCGACCCAGTGCATCGCAGCGGGCTTCGTTGGCACGATTGCCGGGTTGTGGATCGGCGACGCAGAACAAGGTCAGGCGCGGCTCAAGGCCCGGCGAATCCAGATCGAGTCGATAGACTCCGCTGCTCAAAGTCACCAGCGCATCGCCGCTTTCGCAGGGAATGAACGCGGACACGTGCTCCGGCATCTGCCAGATCTGCACGTTGGCACCGATCAGCCTTAGCGCCTGCTGACCGGCGATGTCGACCCAGTACAACGCTTGGGTCGGCGCATCCCAGAACGGGGCTTCGCCCAGCTGCGCACGGTGTCCGGTAACCGCATTCCACATCATGAAGCCTCCTGCTATGTGCGTTAGGTGGGAGTGAACAGGCTCGCTCGCACAAGGTTCGTTGTTGTCAGCTGGCTTTTTTGTCGGCCATGACTTTCGGGTAGAAACGTTTGATCGCCAGGTCGGCGTTATCGATCAGCGTCATGCACGCCCAGACTCCACGCGCCGAATCCCGGGCGGCAATGGCGTCGGCCATGTCTTTGTGAATGGGCAGCGTGCGTCTCAGTTCGTCCGGGTCGGCGGCCGACACTTCAAACGACACGGCCAGGAGCGCACCGAGGGCCGGGACCATTTGCTCGATGAATTGATTGTGGCTGGCAGCGAGGATGCATTCGTGGAAGAACTGGTCGGCGCGGTTGTAATCGATGCCGCTGTCGACGGCTCGCTCCAACGCGTTATAGGCCTGAAGCACAGCTTGCACCTGTTCGGCAGTCGCCCGTTCGCAGGCCCAGCGCACCGCCATCGGTTCGATGGTGCGGCGCAGGTCGAGCAAGTCATCGACGAAGTTTTCCGGTAAGCCGCTGCGTGACAGCCAGCCCACGACTTGCGGATCAAAGAGATTCCAGCGCCGCACCGGCAACACCCGCGTGCCAACCTTCGGCCCGACTTCGAGCATGCCTTTGGCGACCAGGGTTTTGATGGCTTCGCGGATGACCGTGCGGCTGACACCGAGTTGTTCGCCGAGGTCGGCTTCGACCTTGATGGTTTCACCGGGTTTGACCTGGCCGGCGGCTATCCAGCAACCCAGCCAATCGACGGTCGACGCATGAAAACTGCTGGACATGGGCACCTCGATGCAGGAACGGCACAAAGCCGTTCGCGATGGGAGTCCACGCTAATCATCATACGATTGGGTGTCAATTT
This genomic window contains:
- the araG gene encoding L-arabinose ABC transporter ATP-binding protein AraG, whose product is MHAQVQTHEHSVGGSLRFNGIGKTFPGVKALDGISFVAHPGQVHALMGENGAGKSTLLKILGGAYTPSSGDLQIGEQTMAFKSTADSIGSGVAVIHQELHLVPEMSVAENLFLGHLPASFGLINRGALRQQALACLKGLADEIDPQEKVGRLSLGQRQLVEIAKALSRGAHVIAFDEPTSSLSAREIDRLMAIIGRLRDEGKVVLYVSHRMEEVFRICNAVTVFKDGRYVRTFENMSELTHDQLVTCMVGRDIQDIYDYRSRQRGAVALKVDGLLGPGLREPVSFEVHKGEILGLFGLVGAGRTELFRMLSGLTRNTAGRLELRGHEVKLRSPRDAIAAGILLCPEDRKKEGILPLASVAENINISARGAHSTFGCLLRGLWEKGNADKQITALKVKTPNAAQKIMYLSGGNQQKAILGRWLSMPMKVLLLDEPTRGIDIGAKAEIYQIIHNLAASGIAVIVVSSDLMEVMGISDRILVLCEGAMRGELSRAEANESNLLQLALPRQRADGVAN
- a CDS encoding substrate-binding domain-containing protein, which codes for MNRRRGIRSLCCAALAVTAVSLSSTLLAAEEVKIGFLVKQAEEPWFQTEWAFAEKAGKDKGFTVIKIAVPDGEKTLSAIDSLAANGAKGFVICPPDVGLGPAIVAKAKANGLKVIAVDDRFVDASGKFMEDVPYLGMAAFEVGEKQGSAMATEAKKRGWDWKETYAVINTFNELDTGKKRTDGSAKALQDAGFPKDHILFTAQKTLDVPGSMDATNSALVKLPSGAKNLIIGGMNDNTVLGGVRATESAGFTAANVIGIGINGTDAIGELKKANSGFFGSMLPSPHIEGYNTANMMFEWVTTGKEPPKYTAMDDVTLITRENFKQELEKIGLWN
- a CDS encoding SDR family oxidoreductase; the protein is MAEPLSLPPAPEPPKGERLKNKVVLLTGAAQGIGEAIVATFASQQAKLVISDIQAEKVEKVAAHWREQGADVVALKTDVARQQDLHAMARLAIALHGRIDVLVNCAGVNVFRDPLEMTEEDWHRCFAIDLDGAWYGCKAVLPQMIEQGIGSIINIASTHSSHIIPGCFPYPVAKHGLLGLTRALGIEYAPKGIRVNAIAPGYIETQLNVDYWNGFADPHAERQRAFDLHPPRRIGQPMEVAMTAVFLASDEAPFINASCITIDGGRSVMYHD
- a CDS encoding SMP-30/gluconolactonase/LRE family protein; translation: MMWNAVTGHRAQLGEAPFWDAPTQALYWVDIAGQQALRLIGANVQIWQMPEHVSAFIPCESGDALVTLSSGVYRLDLDSPGLEPRLTLFCVADPQPGNRANEARCDALGRLWLGTMQNNIGEQGEDLPIERRSGGLFRIDRDARVTPLLRGLGIPNTLLWSDDATTLYFGDSLDGTLYQHFIHTDGNLDTAYVWFGPHARGGPDGSAMDAEGFIWNARWDGSCLLRLTPSGHVDRVIELPVSRPTSCVFGGDDLKTLYITSAASPLNHPLDGALLSIRVDVAGKPCTRFAG
- a CDS encoding FadR/GntR family transcriptional regulator, with the protein product MSSSFHASTVDWLGCWIAAGQVKPGETIKVEADLGEQLGVSRTVIREAIKTLVAKGMLEVGPKVGTRVLPVRRWNLFDPQVVGWLSRSGLPENFVDDLLDLRRTIEPMAVRWACERATAEQVQAVLQAYNALERAVDSGIDYNRADQFFHECILAASHNQFIEQMVPALGALLAVSFEVSAADPDELRRTLPIHKDMADAIAARDSARGVWACMTLIDNADLAIKRFYPKVMADKKAS